The window TCGAAGGCTTCTGCCCTCTCGGTGACGATTACGCGTGCGGCGGCACCTTCCGCCAAGTGGCCCGCCGGAACGACGTATTCACGGAAGAAGGGTTTGGAGGTACCAGCCCCGAGGCACAGCGTTGCTGCGAACAGCACGGAGGCACCAAGGGGGGCGCGGGTCTTTCTCATGTCTGCCCAACTTGTCTTTCGGGCCAACTTCGTTATCACGTAAAACCGGTCACCTTTCTGGTTTTATGCGCATAGCCGACAACCTCCGGCGCGACCCAGCCGTCCTCACCGCTGCTCGCGCCGCAGCCTCCGCTTCGGGCCGCGAGCCGCCCGTGGCACCGGTCTACGCCGAACCTCCTGATTATGCAAGGCCTCCCCCGACCGCGTCTCCGGCGCGGTCCGACGGGCTCCTCACCTTTGAAGATACGCTACGGCCGGTCGTTCCGGCGCTCGGTCCATGCCCATCGTGCGGGCCGGACGCCGCGGGGCGGGGGAGGGCAGGGCGAAAACAAAACGGCGCGGGAGGATCGTTCCCCCCGCGCCGCAGGAACGACAGGAACGCGGGCTAGACGAGCCCCTGGTCCATCATCGCGTTGGCGACCTTCAGGAAGCCGGCGATGTTGGCGCCATTCACGTAGTTGCCGGCCGTGCCGTACGTCCTCGCGGTCTCGTAGCACGCGCTGTGGATGCTCTTCATGATGCCGTGCAGCTTCGCGTCCACTTCCTCGCGGCTCCAGGCCAGGCGCATGCTGTTCTGCGACATCTCGAGGCCGGAGGTGGCGACGCCGCCGGCGTTCGCGGCCTTGCCGGGGCCGTAAAGGATCTTGGCGGCGATGAACTGGTTGACGCCTTCGATCGTGGTGGGCATGTTCGCGCCTTCGGACACCACGTAGACGCCGTTCTTCAGGAGGTTCCCGGCGTCCTTCCCGTTGATCTCGTTCTGGGTGGCGCTGGGGAACGCGCACTGGGCCTTGTGGTTCCAGAGCGGGTTGAAGTCCTGCTTCGGGTCCACCGGGGTGTACACGGTGCCCTTGAACTTGTCGGCGTACTCCTTCATCCGGCCGCGGCGGACGTTCTTGAGGTCCATGACGAACGCCAGCTTCTCCGGGGTGATGCCGGCCTCGTCCAGGATGTAGCCGCCGGAGTCGGAGAGGGTGACGGGCTTCGCGCCGAGCTGCAGGAGCTTCTCGACGGTGTACTGGGCCACGTTGCCGCTGCCGGACACCAGGCAGGTCTTGCCCTGGAGGGTCTCCTTCCGGGTGGCGAGCATCTCGGCGGCGAAGTAGACGGCGCCGTAGCCGGTGGCCTCGGGCCGGATCAAAGAGCCGCCCCAGCTCAGGCCCTTCCCGGTCAGGACGCCGGTGAACTCGTTCCGCAGCTTCTTGTACATCCCGAACAGGTAGCCGAT is drawn from Terriglobia bacterium and contains these coding sequences:
- the gdhA gene encoding NADP-specific glutamate dehydrogenase translates to MADYVQSLMAGVKAKNPAEPEFHQAVQEVVESLALVMDRHPEYRSAKILERIIEPERLLMFRVPWQDDQGNYQVNRGFRIEMNSAIGPYKGGLRFHPSVNLGILKFLAFEQVFKNALTTLPMGGGKGGSDFDPKGKSDNEVMRFCQAFMSELYRHIGPDTDVPAGDIGVGGREIGYLFGMYKKLRNEFTGVLTGKGLSWGGSLIRPEATGYGAVYFAAEMLATRKETLQGKTCLVSGSGNVAQYTVEKLLQLGAKPVTLSDSGGYILDEAGITPEKLAFVMDLKNVRRGRMKEYADKFKGTVYTPVDPKQDFNPLWNHKAQCAFPSATQNEINGKDAGNLLKNGVYVVSEGANMPTTIEGVNQFIAAKILYGPGKAANAGGVATSGLEMSQNSMRLAWSREEVDAKLHGIMKSIHSACYETARTYGTAGNYVNGANIAGFLKVANAMMDQGLV